The nucleotide sequence ttggtTGAGGCTATGTCCTATTTAAGTCTCAATGTTTGAGGTAAGTCACTTGTTGTTTGGTTTCAAGCACCCTATTTCATTAATCTACTACTAATCAAAACATTGacaatttacaatatatatttatttatcaaaattcataaaattaatttttaacagTTATGCAGAAAGCATGGCGTGAACGTAATCCCAAAGCTCGAATAACAGCTGCTCACCAAGCGTTAGAAGTTGAAACTGAGTAAGCATTTTTAATTTCTATTGATAAAACGGAAGTTACAAGCAAACTTCCCTCAATTCAGTGTGTGGCTGCTGTTGAATGGCAAGTCATATGCTGAGAAAGCAAACTACTACTAGGGCTGTCTGCTACTTTAGTACTATGCtcaactattttatattataaattttctgCTACTTtcaaagttgaaatatataaaagatttttcaaagCGCTGGTTCAAAACACTCGTATATATGCTAAGTAGATTGAAAAAAAGTCAGATGTTtaaaatgaatcgaatatttcaaTCCATTCGGAATTGTTTATATCcgatttatatataatttattcaacatttgaaaatgactatctcattatgaaaatttatcattttttgcattttaacatttgttaatcatgcaaaaaaaaaaaactttagttcAGTTGAACTTCTGAATTTGCAAAATGAGaacaataatcaaaatttgggTTTATCTTAAACTTGagacaattttaaaatgttagaatatattgaatattccatatttgaaaatattatcagtAAATAGTTTCATTTGGTTATCCGTAATACAAGTAATTTAACATCTTGCTCTGTGTTGTGTGATTAACAAATAATGCTATTTACAATGAGCACAATATGCACATATACTTGCAATGCACCTTGCTTAATAATGTACTTCTTAAATAGCAGGTGTTTAACTAAATCAATAATTGATGTTTAGAATACTTTATCTTTGTTTACCTTGTGATTATAATACTTTGATTAATCAATAATACTATATGCATTGTTGCTTTAGGAACTTGCAAAGAGCTGTGACTGCCATTTCTGAATATCTTGATAGACATATATTTCCTGtgtgttttctgtttttcatttccgaagttttttacatttaaacataaaacaacttttcaTTATTACTCTTGATTTCAGTGTGGCCCAATCATGGACTTttcataatattcatttttcgaTCTTACTGAATCTTTCAATAACACTTGAATTACTTACTACCCTACTCTTATATCCATGAAGATAATATTTCTCCTCTATATGATttgattttttccatttttctatatttatattttctatatttcagcTGTGCTACTGCTTTGATATTACTAGGCGAAGAAGAATGTACAACAATACTTGAGGTAAGCTTATGGTATTGAGTTTCCTAAACCAACAGTCGCAGTTACTTTCGTCATGCCTACAGAAATAATTCCCAAAATCTCACCAACCGAGTTCTGTTTAATATTTATTGTGCTTAAAATCAAGAACTGGTCTGTAGTAAACTCAAAAAGGTATTACTATTGGATGTCATTGAAATCATCATgatacagtggttctcaaacttcttaaGCCACGCTCCTttcaataatgaaataaatgaaagtctACAAAACAAAGAGGGCAAGGCAGGTAAGatcgaatctaacaaatatttttattttcaattagattcaccccccccccccaaaaaaaaaaacttgtctaCGCCCCACTCGTGGTTGAAAAACCTCTGCTCTAAAACATTTTATGTGATATCTTTACTTGATTTACCTTGTTAGAGATCCATATATTATATGGATTATTATTCTAAGAATACTAAAATCTGAACTGTCATTCTGAGCACTAGATCGCTTGATGGATGGATACTGAAAGCGAATATCCGTTTACGGTGTACCAATTGATAGTTAAATAGATATCTTGAGTCGAATCGCACACCAATTCATTCTCTTTCATGTGAATTTGTACTGATATTGATGCATTCATTTTTAAGGCTGAGAAAAGGTTCAAACAAGCATTGAAAAGTGGTGAAGAGAGATATCGAAAAAGTCAAATTTCTCAACATCATGGTGCTGCTGCTGAATCTGAACACAGTATGTTTTGTTTAGATTTTTAttggaaatttatttgtttgCCACATTCTTAGTATGCTTTATATGTTGGTATgcaaattagttttattaatctCTAGTATATCTAATATGATGCTGAAATGGTTAGATTATGTAGGTAAGTAAAAACAgccaataaatttgaaaagtggCTATTCTATCCTCCAGTTATCAttgttaaaaattgatttcacaCACTGTCAGATAATACATCATCGTATCTTCGCTCCTAGTGTAAATAAGGTAGACGATGCTGGACTGAGACTCTGAGAGTTTCTGGTCATTCCAAACTAAAACATGCTTTTTCCATATCAGTGGCATCTTACAGGGCAGAGCCTCGTTTAGAGAAAATGACATATAAATATACTGTATGAATAATAATCTGACGCACGTGACGATTCCGGTGTTCTGATTTACAGATTTTTGATTCTGAAACGCCCCTTTCTCATATATGTATGTCAATCTGAAATGtgtgtttattatttttacatcCTATCTATTCTTATAGGGCGAGATACGAACGTACTTGTTTATATTAAAAGAAGAATAGCGATGTGTGCAAGAAAGCTCGGAAGAACGAGAGAAGCAGTTAAAATGATGAGAGATGTAAGTTTTTCACCTGACATGGCAAAGACTAATGATTCCATGGTTAAAGTATGTGTAGTGATCTATCTCCTTGTCTGTGAGTGGCCAAACAAGGTGGTCGGGTGAATGGTCCATACTCTATTTTTTCATTACAGACCTCACAGACTTGCTAAATCTTTAATGATGCTTTAATCATATAACATCACCATATCAGTGGTATAATAAACAACAGCCAATCATTCATTTCCTGTGCCATAAATAAAGACCATGCATCtgtaacaaataactggctaactaataccatacctgacatgaactggtattcagatgagaggccgtggtacgccatatgatCAAGCTGTCTAATCGTCTTTCTTCTCccctgcaaaaaatatttaaatcctatcctatcgtAAATACGACTGAAAGAGTCAAACGATAATTGAAAACCTAACACAGGTGTACATTCTAACTTTGCATAATTCTGCAGGTTACTGATTaatatatcaatcaatcaaattaaatcatttttttatttgccaTACAGGCAGAAGAGCGCAGtaagaaataaattatatatatatatatatattcacgtTTTTGCCCAAATAGGGCAGGATAATTGCAAAATGACCATTCCAGCTATTTGTCTGTGGTTTCGTTTACAATGAAATCTGTCAAAATGACCACAGTGAGAGTGATTCCTTATGTTTTTTAATTTGGGGAATTCCCCTTATAATTCTGATGGAATGCTGtaatgcaggggtgtgcaacctttttcgcaggcgggccaaatatcaataactgggcaaaaccgcgggccgcaccttcatttaacataggctttatattagttgcaggcacaaaatagtttcgttttgttattgatctcatgttGTCATCACaaggggtccttgcagaaaacGCATAAACATCTTAAAACTGTAATCCAAATATAATGCAACacccaatttaaacgaattcggtgagaaatttgctgctggattcttttcctgactacttttatccaaatttgcttaaatggaagtgctagcaatttgatatgacgcccattttaaaaaaagatgtgtaaccgaaaagtgccatatttgaagccatgacttttttcaaatgtggaaagttatcttggttgagatgttttcggtataatacgccaagattcattccagatactttgctgtcaaatcttattctagatTAGGTTTTaacaaaatcaactgataggctggaaccaaaactcatttagcttttgtatctcttaatattacattttttcaacTTGCTTTCCAGTAGCCTAATCTTCAATTGTCCGTTCTTACAAATTCATTAGCGTCTGCTCCgcatttttctttcaattgttcGCTGCTCGGCAAGAGACAGCTTTCTTGTGaatcgcgttgttcgcttcgctgtGAGGacgttgtaacgtcataggcatagataataaattggactcaaaTTTAAGCTTCGCAACGCAAAGGGAACcagatcaaactaaattaaaaattgatttagcttgccgcacaccattcaaaattggcacttctccgcgggccgcacaatttatcctcgtgggccgcatttggcccgcgggccgcactttgcacacccctgctgtaATGCAATGCGTACACATTTAATGCAATCATTATATACGATAGCAGTTGCAAGACACTAGAATGTACATCATGATTCCAATgtttcttcaaattatattttatttatttacattcaGTTGATGAAAGAATTTCCGTTACTGaatgttttaaatattcatgaaaatttattgGAAGCTTTACTTGAACTACAAGCATATGCTGACGCCCAAGCAGTATTATCTAAATATGATGGTgggtattgtttttatttatcttcgaTTCATATTTTATGTAGCCATAGTGATTGTTGTTGTGAAACACGCTTTTAgcaaaaatgattttcaaatcaaatcggccaatcaaaaaaaatttttttttcaagagtTGCCATAAGGCTATAACGGGTAATTTAGACTCGCTTTTCTAATCTTTGCCAAGTCCTATGAGGCCTGATTTTTCACTCCAAATTTTGCTGTTGTTTCACAATGATTCACATGGGCATACAGTACACACCTTCATATTACATTTAGTACAGATCTCAAATCTCACAGACAGATCTCCGCGTCTGTTTGATCATCACCCTTCTATTTGTTATAGCacaatatattaaaatgcaGTGAAGGAACACAAAATACCATTTGATTCGATATCGTCTTTTGTTGTTTATTacctaaaacaaataaatactcTATTCTAAAACAGATATAAGTCTTCCGAAATCTGCTACAATATGCTACACTGCTGCTCTATTAAAAGCACGAGGGGTTTGTGATAAATTTTCACCTGAAGTTGCTTCGAAACGAGGACTTTCTACAGCGGAATTAAATGCTGTTGAAGCGATTCATCGTGCAGTTGAATTTAATCCTCATGTACCCAAGGTAtgctttgttattttatttgaacTGAAGCAGCAGCTTTGAAACACCTTTAGGTACAACAAGGGGGCAGCCAGGACTTTATTAACTGGGGATTACAGTTTGTGAGGCATCCTTGCTTTTAAAAAGTTATAAATTGTTGATTGCTTGAGCAAAACACCCCTGAATATGCTAGTTTTGGCTGCTGAAGCGTGAAGCGTTGACCGTGATTCTGTGAAACAAAGTTGTTTTTGCTAAGCAGAATATAGAACTCTTGTTTGAAACCAAGTTCGAACAGGGACTACATAATCAGGCAGTGCCCTTTTGTACGAGCATAATGATGCTTTTATTTGACCTATTCTTCTCTGAGGGTATATAATAATCATCTGTTATATTATCACATGGTGGTTTCCTAATTAGTTGAATAGGTCTATAGCTGAATAATTGTATATTCCAAACCCATATGCGGTTCAGTACAGTATTGGATAGttgatttattcaaatttgtttgttATGAAGATACTCCGAGTTTAAAATTTGACTGACATTCATGGTTATGGGGCTTTGTTATTCCATTTCATTGTGGCATTACATTGCTCTCTTGCTCTTTTAGATATGAATTGTGTACATTTTTGGTGGTCCACTGTTAACCACATGTAATCAATCTCACCCATGGGAAATCTGTTTTATGCACCATATTTTCATATGACATGGATCCATATTAACGACTTGACATCGGTAAAAGTGTTCAACGTCGttgtaaaataattaaaacCTTGGTTAAGATGGTTTGATACCATTGACTAATCTAATCTCATACCTATATTATGCCAATTTCCAATGCTACATGCAATGGATAGGCTAATTACTTTATATGGTGTTACTGAGTGTATATTATTATGGTTGGCTGTTTTTAATTTAGTATCTTCTTGAGATGAAAAGTTTAATTCTTCCACCCGAACATATTTTAAAACGCGGAGATTCAGAAGCAATCGCATATGCATTTCATCATTTGCCTTTATGGAAGCAAGTCGATGGAGCCCTCAATTTACTGCATTATACATGGGAAGGAAGTATGTGTTTTTTATTGCCTATTATAAACTATGTAAATAGCAGTTCAAGGGGGGCCACGTCACAGGGCTAATAATTGATCATAAAAcgacttcgtttgcatactCTCCCTTTAAAATAATTCCCCGTTCAGGCGTTCACCTAAGTTTCATTACCAGAATAGATTATTTGCGATCACAGGGTGTGTTCACTTTCTTGTGCGtaaattgtttgatcataatggaatttggaatctacaaatcaaaatagtttGCCAGTAGGTCCTATACCTGCAGACGAACAGTTTCACTCGACTGGGAGATAACCTTCGCTATCATATTATAGACGCAAAAACCCATTTGTAAATTTCTAAAGCCCACAGTTACTTTGGCTCTACCGAAGTAAATAGAGATGACAGAGAATGTGATCAATGCCTTTATGCGTTCATCTAAACTCCAAAACCACCATGACAGGCGGGTTAGATTTGACAAGAAAGCAAAATTGGCGTTCGGGATTCTGTCAAAGGAAAAGCCTAGCATCCCAATCGCAAGATTCCCTTAAATTGTATACTCAAAAGCTTATACTACCTTGTCTGTGGTTTGTTTCTGCATTCCAT is from Styela clava chromosome 9, kaStyClav1.hap1.2, whole genome shotgun sequence and encodes:
- the LOC120340128 gene encoding suppressor of tumorigenicity 7 protein homolog, whose amino-acid sequence is MGEKGFLALFATMSFVLNSLTPKFYVALTGTSSVLSGIILVFEWWYFRKYGASFIEQVSVHHLGPLLGGSETDTTSAAAAIDKQKCKVWRNPLNLLRGAEYNRYHWVTGIEPLTYYDMNLSAQDHQTFFTCDTDHLRPADTIMQKAWRERNPKARITAAHQALEVETDCATALILLGEEECTTILEAEKRFKQALKSGEERYRKSQISQHHGAAAESEHRRDTNVLVYIKRRIAMCARKLGRTREAVKMMRDLMKEFPLLNVLNIHENLLEALLELQAYADAQAVLSKYDDISLPKSATICYTAALLKARGVCDKFSPEVASKRGLSTAELNAVEAIHRAVEFNPHVPKYLLEMKSLILPPEHILKRGDSEAIAYAFHHLPLWKQVDGALNLLHYTWEGTFRMIPYPLEKGHLFYPYPNCTEQADRELLPSFHQLSVYPKKELPFFIVFVAGLCTFTALLAILTHQYPDLMAVFARAFVGALFAPLSFILEKIDALMPTSIWHILTRI